The Tessaracoccus flavus genome includes the window CTGCTGTCATAGTGACAGTCACCGACACGGGCGACGGGCTGTCGGCTGACCAGCTTCAGCACGTTTTCGAGCGGTTCTATCGCGCCGACGCGGCACGCGCCCGTGACGCGGGGGGATCCGGAATCGGGCTGACCATTGCCCGCAGCCTCGCACTGGCACACGATGGGTCCCTCACCGCCAGCAGTACCGGGCCTGGCAACGGATCGACCTTCACGCTGGTGCTTCCGGCGCCACAGACGCGGGCGTCTTGACCATTTCTTGATAGTCTCGACCTAGCCAACCCTGCGGTAACTCCGTACCCTGCAAGGAGTTGAGCACGGACGCTGGCGGCTGTGGCCTCGTACGCAGCGCCTCCCCGACCCCGACTAGGCGGTAGCAATGCAGACGAACCACACCGAGCAGCACAACCCGGGCGGGCACGCCGCCCACGCGACCCACGGCCAGGCCATGCGCGAGGGCCGCCCGCACTCCGCGGTCGACGAGGAGCATCAGGTCCACTCGCACGGAGATCACGAGGGCCACTCGACGGCGATGTTCCGCGACCGCTTCTGGATCTCGCTCGTGCTCACCCTCCCCGTGGTCTGGTTCAGCCCCATGGTCGGCCACCTCCTCGGCTACCCAGTGCCCGAGTTCCCCGGCTCAACCTGGGTGGCGCCAGCCCTCGGGACGGTCATCTTCGTTTACGGCGGCACGCCGTTCCTCAAGGGTGGTTGGAAGGAGGCGAAGTCACGCGAACCGGGGATGATGCTGCTGATCTCGATGGCGATCACCGTCGCTTTTGTGGCGTCCTGGGTCACAACGCTCGGCATCGGCGGCTTCGAACTCGACTTCTGGTGGGAGCTGGCGCTGCTGGTCACCATCATGCTGCTGGGGCATTGGATGGAGATGCGTGCGCTCGGGGCGGCGTCATCCGCCCTGGACGCACTCGCAGAGTTGCTGCCGAGCGAGGCGGAAAGGGTTACGGACGACGGCACCGTCACCGTGCCGATCAGCGACCTCGCCGTCGACGACGTGGTGCTGGTGCGCGCTGGTGCCCGCGTACCCGCCGACGGCACTCTTGTGGAGGGCGCGGCCGAGTTCGACGAGTCGATGATCACCGGCGAGTCGCGCCCGGTGCCGCGGTCTGCCGGCGAGCGTGTCGTCGCTGGCACCGTCGCGACCGACAACACAGTGCGGATCCGGGTCGAGGCAACCGGCGACGACACCGCGCTGGCGGGAATCCAGAAGATGGTTGCCGACGCACAGGCGTCGACCTCGCGTGCGCAGGCGCTCGCCGATCGCGCCGCAGCGCTTCTGTTCTGGTTCGCGCTTGGAGCCGCGATCCTCACCGCGATCGCGTGGAGCGTCCTCGGCAGCCCGGGAGACGCCGTGGTTCGCACCGTCACCGTCCTGGTCATCGCATGCCCTCACGCGCTGGGTCTGGCGATTCCACTGGTCATCGCGATTTCCACCGAGCGCGCGGCGAAGAACGGTGTCCTCATCCGGAATCGGATGGCGCTCGAGCGGATGCGCAACATCGACATCGTGCTGTTCGACAAGACCGGAACCCTGACCAAGGGCGAGCACGCCGTCACCGACATCGCGGCCGCGAAGGGGATCGCGGAGGGCGAACTCCTCTCACTCGCGGCGGCAGCCGAGGCAGACAGCGAGCATCCGGTCGCCCAGGCCATCGTCACGGCCGCCGCCAACCACCCGACAGCCCGGGAACTCAGCCGACGCGCCACTGACTTCACCGCGTCCACGGGACGAGGGATCACCGCGACCGTGGAGGGATCGACGATCCAGGTCGGCGGGCCCAACCTGCTGCGCGAACTTGGACTCGAGCCACCCGCGGAGATCCAGAACCGAGCCGACGTCTGGTCGAGCCGCGGCGCCGGCGTGCTGCACATTCTGCGCGACGGTGAGATCATCGGGGCGGTCGCCGTCGAGGACGAGATCCGACCCGAGTCCCGAGCCGCCGTCAAGGCACTTCAGCGCCGCGGGGTCCGGGTGGCCATGGTGACCGGGGACGCCGTCCCGGTGGCCGAGGCGGTCGGTGCTGAGCTGGGGATCGACGAGGTCTTCGCCGAGGTGCTACCGAAGGACAAGGACACCAAGGTCGCTGAGCTACAGGCGCGGGGGTTCAACGTCGCCATGGTGGGCGACGGCGTCAACGATGCACCGGCCCTGGCGCGCGCGGAGGTTGGTATCGCAATCGGAGCTGGAACCGACGTCGCCATGGAATCGGCGGGCGTCGTCCTGGCCGGGAACGATCCGCGGGCAGTGCTCTCGATGATCGAGCTGTCTGAGGCCAGCTACCGCAAGATGATCCAGAACCTGGTGTGGGCGTCCGGTTACAACGTGGTTGCCGTCCCGCTGGCTGCTGGGGTGCTGGCCCCCGTCGGGATTCTCCTGTCGCCCGCGGTCGGAGCGGTGCTGATGTCGCTGTCCACGATCATCGTGGCTCTCAACGCGCAGTTGCTGCGCCGAGTGGATCTGGAGCCCGAGCACCTCGCACGCAGCGAGTCCGGCTAGCCTCGTGCTTTCATGACGGTGGGTGGACTGTAGCGGACTGAGATAGCGAAAGTGCTCCTGACTTGGGATGATGTGACTTGTCTAGAGAAACATCGACCAACAAGAAGGAGCACCTTCGAGGTGAAGAGTACCGGCTCATATCCCAGGGTTCATGTCGATACCGCCAAGGTGACCGCGGTCGGGCAGGCGGGCGGGATCCTGCTGACCGAAACCATCCGCGCGGCCGGCCTGGACCGGGCCCTGTCGGAGGCGCTGTCCCGGTGGCGGAAACCGTTGGCGATCCACGACCCAGGCAAGATCATCTATGATCTGGCGGTGTCGCTGGTGCTCGGCGGTGAGGCGTTGAGTGACCTCGCCACCCTGCGCGCCGAACCGGGGGTCTACGGCCCGGTGGCGTCGGACCCAACCGTGTCCCGCCTCATCGCGACCCTCGCCGAGGACGCGGACAAGGCCATCACAGCGATCGCGGGAGCCAGGCAGCAGGCCCGCGCCACGGTCTGGGCCCTGGCCGGTCACCATGCCCCCGACCACGAGGCGACTGCCGAGGATCCGGTGGTGATCGATCTCGACGCGTCGCTGATCACCGCCCACTCGGCAGATGCAGCAGGCGGCTGCGACGTTCAAACGAGGCTTCGGGTTCTACCCGTTGATGGCGTTCGCCGACCACGGACCTGAGGGCACCGGTGAAGCCCTGGAGGTCCACCTACGCCCCGGGAACGCCGGCTCGAACACCGCCGCCGATCACATCACCGTCACCAAACAAGCTCTCGCGCAGCTCCCCGACCGGAACCCGCGGCCCGGACGCCGCGTGCTGATCCGCGCGGACGGGGCCGGCGGCACGAAGGAGTTCACCAAATGGCTGACCGGGCGCAGGGTGGCGTACTCGGTCGGTTTCACCCTCCCCATGGACACCCCCGACCTCTACCACCTGGTCCCGGAGTGGGTTTGGGTGCCGGCCCTCAACAGCGATGGCGAGGCTCGCGAGGGGGCCGATCTTGCTGACTTCACCGGACTGCTGGATCTCGACGGCTGGCCTGCCGGGATGCGGGTGATCGTCCGCCGCGAACGGCCCCGCCCCGGCGCTCAGCTGCGGTTCGACGACGTCGACGGCTACCGACTCACCGCCTTCGCCACCAACACCACCACCGGCACCCTCCAGCAGCTGGAGCTCAGGCATCGTCGACGCGCCCGCTGCGACGACCGGATCCGGATCGCCAAAGACACCGGACTGGCCAACCTCCCGTTGCACGGGTTCGACCAGAATCGGATCTGGTGCCAGATCGTCGCGCTGGCCTCAGAGTTGCAGGCCTGGAGCGTGATGCTGGCGCTGGCCGGTCATGAAGCCCGCCGTTGGGAACCGAAACGGCTCCGCTACCGGCTCTACACCATCCCCGCGACCCTCGCCAGAAGAGCCCGCCGCACCGTCGTCCACTTCAGCGACCGATCCCGCTGGGCCGAGCTGATCATCGACAGCATCAGCCGACTCCGAAACCTCCCGGCACCCGCCACCTGACCCTCAGACCTCCACATGTCCCTCTGAATCTTGCAGCTCCCGGCCTGGAAACCCGCACCGCAGCGTCACGCGGGGTCTTGTCACACCCACCTGCAAGAATCAGAACAACCTCGACGCCACCAGCGCCGAACAGCCCCACACAGGGCCGTCATGAAATATCGAGGTTAGAGACGATTACCGCACCTCCAAGTGATCTACGGGGTATATTTCGGCCAACGCGGGACCAGCGTCGGTTTAGACGGGAAACACAATGAAGCGATCAACTGTCAAGTCGGCCTTGGTGGTATGGCAACGGTAGGGCTCTTGGCCTTAGCGATGCCGACCGCTTCGGCTGCAACGGTGTCCATCTCGCCTGCAACAGTGCTGCAGTCGGGTCAGCAGCGGTCTCTAGGAGCCGCCTGGGGGGATACCGGGCCATACAACGTCAACTTTCAATGCGGGGCTCCGGGTTGCGCCAACTTCGTGACGTCGAGCACTACCCAGACCAGTCTGGGCCGCAGCTACTACTTCTCGACGTGCTCCCCGACGATTCACTACCACACGCGAGGGTAAGTCGTGTGGACGATTGCCTCTAGGCTTGCCCTTCAGGGCACTCGTGTCTGGGCCGTGTTGCTGGCTGTTGTCACATTTGTCTTGATCGTGGCCACCAGCAGCACGGCCAGTTCTCGGTTAGGGTCGGCGCTGGATGAGAACTGGCGCGGTTCGTATGACGTGCTGGTTGTTCCTCGGGGGCAGGATTTTGGTGCGGCCGGCACCGACGGTTTGGTTGATCCCAATTTCGTTGGCACTGCTGGCGAGGGTGGAATCTCGTTGGCAGAGTTGGATTCGGTGCGGGATGTCGATGGGGTGGAGGTCGCAGCGCCTCTGGGCATGGTTGGGAGCCTGCGCAACACATCGTTGTTTCCAGCACTACGGGTTGCCGACGATCCTGCCTCGGGCGTTTCGGCGTTGGCAGACGATGTCGTTATCTCGTTGACGGCCGAAGTCTTTGATGTTCGAGGGGCGGGGGAACGGCTGCTGATGCGCAACCGCGGTGTCGTGGCGCTGCAGCGCCGGGATTCGGCCGACATGCCCGTGGACCAGGTGGTGGCGAGTTCGTCGGTGACGGGTTTCTCGACAGTGTGGAGTAGTCAGGACTATTTCGTGGGGTTGGGGTCGATGCCGGAGTTCCCTGCCAGCATCGTTGCCGTCGATCCGGAGGCAGAGGTCGCTTTGCTGGGTCACGCGAACGCCAGTTTCCTTGAGCCCTTGACGAATCTCCCAGAGTTTCGCGGCACCGGGACCACTGTGTGGAGCGCCCGGGTCGATGAGGAGGCCTATCCGGCGATCCGGATGGAGTTGCAGGAGCCCGGTGATGGTGTGGCCAGGGATGTTGTGCCGCTGGTGGTGCGCACGTATCCGCCGGGGTCCTTCGTGCTGAGGGTGACGGCCGAGCATGCCAGCGTGGGGTTTTCCGATATTCCCACATCGGGCAGTGGGTTGGAGTCGGCCATTGCTTCGGCAGGTGCCGTTGACACGTTGGTTCTGGAATCTGATGTGTCGACGGCATTGACGCCGTTCGGAGGTGCTGGTCTCGTCCTGGAGTGGCCGGGAAGCCCTCCTCGGGAGGAGAACGTGGCGATGGTGCTGCCCGCTACTGAACTTCGGCCTGAACTGGTGGGGCGTCCCACATACCGCTCGGATCCGGGCGCGGCGGGGCCGGCGTACCGGGTGGCAGCGCAGGGTGTCACTGATGCTGCGGGCCGGGTCCCTGATCGGGGACAGCTTCAGCTTTCAGGTGGGCAGGAGCATGTGGGCAATGTCCAGTCGTACCGTGACTCCCAGGTTGTCGAGGGTGGCGGCTTTGTTGGTGCGGTTCCTGCGCCGTTGGGGACGTTCACCCCCGATGAGGTGGTGGATCCGCAAGCTCAGGCTGCTTCATATGTTCCCTCCGGGGTGTACAGCGGCAACCTCACGACGACTGCTGAGGGTGACGAGGTGTGGCCCAACGTCTCCGACCAGGACTTCATCACAGGTGTGCCGGGGGCCTTCACGGACCTGGTAGGTGCGGGGACGCTGCGTGGTGAAACGCCGATTGATGTGGTGCGTGTTCGTGTGGCAGGTATCGACCGGTATGACGCAGAGGCTGTGGAAAGGGTCGAGTCGGTGGCGACTTCGATTCGTGCACTGGGCTTGGACGCGATCGTGGTTGCGGGTTCGTCCCCACAAGCTGTCAGCGTCTATGTGCCCGAGTATTTCGTGGCTGAGGACGGCACAACGTCGGATCTGGGGTTGGTGCGCCAAGAGTGGACCACCTTGCAGGCTGCAGCTGCCGTGGAGCAGGGGGTCTCCGGAGCGACCGCGGCACTGATTGTGGCCAGCACTGGCGCCGTGATGTTGTCCCTTACCGTGACCACGCTGCTTGGGGCTGTTGGCCACCGAAGGCATGTGTCGATCCTTCGGCGCATCGGGTGGCGTGACGACCAGATTCGTCGGCTTCTGATGTGGGTAAACGTGCCCATGCTGTTGATCGTGGCTGGCGTGGCCCTCTGGGTCGTTGCCAGAGCCCCGGTGCCCTACCGGGCTGTGATCGCTGCGGTACTGCCGCTGGTCGTGCTGGTGTTCGCAGCAGCCGTGATGATCCCGTTCACACGACCATATTCCGGCCGTCCGAGCCGCGGCCTCAGTTCGTTGTCCAGCGTGGGTGGCTTGGTGTGGCGGCGGCTTCGGATGTCGCCGAGCTCCACGGTCCTGGGCGTTGTTGGCGTGTTGATCGCCGGCGGCATCACGTTCTTCGGTGTGATTGCAGTGCGTGAGGCGCTCGACACAGCCGGCGCTACGCGGCTGGCTGGGGTGGCTAGGTCTGCCGTGGTGTGGGCACACGTGGGGCTTGCGTTGGCAGGAGTCGCGAGCGCTGTGTTGCTCGTCACGATCTCGGCAGCAATCCACCGATCGCAACGCCAGCAGCAGGATGCGGTAGCCCGTTCAGTGGGGTACCGCCCCGCCACCATGCGCACCATCCAGCGCATCGACGATGCCGTGCGGGTGGCGACCACGCTGGCAGTGGCCGCAGCGGCTGCCTTTGCAGCTGCTCAGGTGGGTGCGCCACTCGGCGCGCTCGGGGCCGCTGCAGGGATGGTCGTGGCGGTCTCCGTGCTCCAGCTCGCGCTGGGCCAAGTGTCGACGAGAGGAGCCACACGATGAGGACCATGCAGGTTGCCGTAAAAGACCTCGGGGTCACCTACCCGATCTCGGAAGGCACGTTGACGGTCATCGACGACTTTGACCTACATGTCCAGTCGGGACAGATGGTCTGCCTCGCTGGCCGTAGCGGCTCAGGCAAGACCAGCATCCTGAAGGCGTTGGCGGGCTTCCACGTCCCCACCGTGGGGAGCGTCACCTGGAACGGTACTGACTTGCGGGCCATGTCCCCTGCCGAGGTGGCGGACCTTCGGCGGGAACACGTGGGGTACATGGATCAGGAAGCAGCGCTGCTGCCCGAGTTGACCGCACTCGAGAACTGCCTCGTTCCTATCCTGCCGGATGGGAGACAGGCTGTGCGGCGTGCACGGGTGAGGGCCCGCGAGATGCTCGAGGCCCTCGGTTTGGGAGAACGCCTCGGATGGCGACCAGCGCAGCTGTCAGGAGGTGAACGTCAGCGCCTCGTTTTGGCCAGGGTCTTCACCCAGCAAACCCCCGCCATCATCGCCGACGAGCCCACCGCCAGCCTCGACCGCACCTGGGCCGACCGCGTCATCGAACACCTGCGGAACCATGCTCACCAAGGTGGTCTCGTGGTCGTAGCTAGCCACGATCCCGCAGTGAGCCAAGCAGCCAATCAAACGATGCACTTGACCTAGCGGCGCGCGGAAACGGCGATTTCACCAAGGGGGAGTCGGGGCGAGGTTTCGTCGCCACTCCGTTCCCCACCACCGCGACCGTAACCGGGTCGTGGTGGTGGGGAAGTGCTCGTTGACTGGGGGTTTTGTGGTTGTTTCGCGGTATGATGGAGCCATCCAAGCAACAGGGAGCCTGACCAGCTCCCACCTAGACCGGAAAGGGGTCTATCTCATGTCTCGTGAAACCCTGGAGCTAGATCACTCGTATCGCTCGAGGATCTCCTTCATCTGGGCAATCTCCTTCTGCTGAGCGTCAATGATCTCCACGCAGAGCTGCTCGATCTCGGGATCGGTGATGGAGGCTTCCTGACATACCAGGATCGCGCGCGAGTGGTGCGGGATCATCGACTTCAGGAAACCCTCGTCGCCCACGCCCACCTCGGAGCGCCCCATGAAGAACGCTGCGAGGAACAGCGCAAGGAAGCCCACGAGCAGGATGATGTTGAGGGTCCGGTTCTTCAGCATCGACCACATACCGACCGTCATGAGCACGGCCATTGCGGCCACCATCAGGACGGCCATGTAGAGGTTGCTGGGGTTGAAGTAGAAGTGGTCGATGCTTCGCACCATGGACATGCTGAGTGCCCACATCAGGAACAGGTTCACCAGGAGGATTCCCCCGAACTTCCAGTACATACTCATCGATCCGCCGCTCTTTCCGTGAGCGTTGTCATCGTGCGTGCGTTCCTTGGCCATGACGTCCGCGTCCTTCCATGAGGTTCACTCACGAGGCTAGTACGGACGGCTTTGCCGGCGGTCGTTTGCCTAAACTCGGTTCGTGACGCGACTCTGGATGGGCAAACTCAGGCTGACCGCGCGAGGCCCGGCCGACGTCGGCGAGGTCTGGGCGCGCTACACCCAGCCCCGCCGCTGGGCCGGGTGGGCCCCACACCTCCGCGAGGTGCAGTATCCGGAGGGCGTGATCGAGCCCGACACAACCGGCGTCGTCCGGGGAGTGGGGCTGGCGGCCCGGTTCCGGATCGACAGCCTCGACGAGGAGGCCCGCACCTGGGCCTGGACGGTCCGGCTGGGTCCGCTCCAGGTGACGTTCGACCACGGGGTGGAGGAGGAACCAGACGGAAGTTGCGCCTGGGTCGTCATCCACGCACCGTGGCCGGTCGTCGTCGTGTATGCGCCGATCGCGCGCTACGCGCTCGGGCGACTGGTCGCCGCGAGCTGAGGATCGACCTCCGCCAACTCCTCCGGCGTCGCCATCCGGAACGGACCCTCCCGCTCCGCGGCCGGCTCGGCCGTCAGCCCTCGGGTGGCCCTGAGGCTGGCGACGACCGACACCGTGAGAATGGTCGCGATGACCGCGAGGGAGATCGCGGTGGGGATGTAGAAGATGTCGATCTTCAGCGCCATCTTGATGCCCACCCAGATCAGCACGAGGGCCAGCCCAATCTTGAGGTAGACGAAGCGGTGCATGAGGTCGGCCAGCAGGAAGTACATGGCCCTGAGGCCCAGGATCGCGAAGGCATTGGCGGTGAAGACCAGGAACGGCTCGCTGGTGACCGCGAAAATGGCTGGGATGGAGTCGACGGCGAAGACCACGTCGGTGGCCTCGATGAGCACCAGGACAGCGAGCAGCGGCGTTGCGAGCAACACCCCGCCCCGACGCACCAGCAGCCGCTGA containing:
- a CDS encoding copper-translocating P-type ATPase, which codes for MQTNHTEQHNPGGHAAHATHGQAMREGRPHSAVDEEHQVHSHGDHEGHSTAMFRDRFWISLVLTLPVVWFSPMVGHLLGYPVPEFPGSTWVAPALGTVIFVYGGTPFLKGGWKEAKSREPGMMLLISMAITVAFVASWVTTLGIGGFELDFWWELALLVTIMLLGHWMEMRALGAASSALDALAELLPSEAERVTDDGTVTVPISDLAVDDVVLVRAGARVPADGTLVEGAAEFDESMITGESRPVPRSAGERVVAGTVATDNTVRIRVEATGDDTALAGIQKMVADAQASTSRAQALADRAAALLFWFALGAAILTAIAWSVLGSPGDAVVRTVTVLVIACPHALGLAIPLVIAISTERAAKNGVLIRNRMALERMRNIDIVLFDKTGTLTKGEHAVTDIAAAKGIAEGELLSLAAAAEADSEHPVAQAIVTAAANHPTARELSRRATDFTASTGRGITATVEGSTIQVGGPNLLRELGLEPPAEIQNRADVWSSRGAGVLHILRDGEIIGAVAVEDEIRPESRAAVKALQRRGVRVAMVTGDAVPVAEAVGAELGIDEVFAEVLPKDKDTKVAELQARGFNVAMVGDGVNDAPALARAEVGIAIGAGTDVAMESAGVVLAGNDPRAVLSMIELSEASYRKMIQNLVWASGYNVVAVPLAAGVLAPVGILLSPAVGAVLMSLSTIIVALNAQLLRRVDLEPEHLARSESG
- a CDS encoding ABC transporter ATP-binding protein; the protein is MRTMQVAVKDLGVTYPISEGTLTVIDDFDLHVQSGQMVCLAGRSGSGKTSILKALAGFHVPTVGSVTWNGTDLRAMSPAEVADLRREHVGYMDQEAALLPELTALENCLVPILPDGRQAVRRARVRAREMLEALGLGERLGWRPAQLSGGERQRLVLARVFTQQTPAIIADEPTASLDRTWADRVIEHLRNHAHQGGLVVVASHDPAVSQAANQTMHLT
- a CDS encoding DUF305 domain-containing protein — translated: MAKERTHDDNAHGKSGGSMSMYWKFGGILLVNLFLMWALSMSMVRSIDHFYFNPSNLYMAVLMVAAMAVLMTVGMWSMLKNRTLNIILLVGFLALFLAAFFMGRSEVGVGDEGFLKSMIPHHSRAILVCQEASITDPEIEQLCVEIIDAQQKEIAQMKEILERYE
- a CDS encoding SRPBCC family protein, whose protein sequence is MTRLWMGKLRLTARGPADVGEVWARYTQPRRWAGWAPHLREVQYPEGVIEPDTTGVVRGVGLAARFRIDSLDEEARTWAWTVRLGPLQVTFDHGVEEEPDGSCAWVVIHAPWPVVVVYAPIARYALGRLVAAS